AACAGCCTGAGAGAAATGATGGCTATTAGGCATTTTTCAACTTCAGTCCTCCTTGGAAAGATTATTTTGCTGATCCTCTAAGTTTCTGCAACTGTACCTATAGTTGGTCACAAATATGCATTTCAGTTTGACGAGGCACATGGGTTTCTAACCAGGTGTTCATGTACTACTGGTTAAAGAAGCCATATAAGCATTAGCAATGAGCCTCTAGGAACAAAAAGGGAATTCTGACTAAATGCTTTGACATTTATATGTTATACAGGttcctaaaatgaaaagaaaatcaagtattttcaaaacatttcagATTTAAGCATATTTTTCCACTGTTTTGTAAATCAAAATTATGTAGTAAGAAGACTATTTGTTAAGCATTATATAAACTGTGTAATGCATATTATCTTAGGTTCTTCTGGACATGTAAAAAAATTCTATGAGATGGGTAGTCGTGGATATTGTAGAAGAGAGACCAAATATAAAGAAAGTAAGCTTATCCAAGGAGGTATAAGTGAAATAGGAGAAGAGGGATTCAAAGTCACATGTGCACTGGGAGGGTTTTTTCATCATAAAATTGATTTTGAATTGAAGTATGATGAATCATGTTTGTAATCAAGTATCTCCTGTCTCCATACAGGGAGTCTACAGAAGGATAATATATCAGGTTTGTAATCAATGAAACTGTGTCATCTTCTTTCCCTGTCTCCATAGAGGGTTTCTATAGAAGGATAATGTATCAAGTTTGTAATCAACAAAAGGGTGTCATTTCCTGTTTTCCTGTCTCCATAGAGGAATTCTATACAAGGATAATGTATTAGGTGTGTAATAAATAAGTGTTGTCTCCTGTCTCCTTTGTCTGTTGTTGAcagtctcctgtgactcctgttTCCTGAATTGCCTGTCTACTGTTGTGCCTCCTGTCTTGTGTATCCTGTCTATATACACAGATTCTAGAGAAGGATACTAAATCAGGTTTGTAATCAATACGGCTCCTGTTACCTGTCTACAAAGAGGGATTCTATAGAAGGATAATGAATCAGGTTTCTAATAAATAAGTCTCCTATCTCCACAGAGGTATTCTATAGATGCACAATGAATCAGGTTTGTAATCAATAAAAGTGTCTCCTGTATCCTGTCTCCATAGAGGGAttctaagaaaggaaaatgaatcagATTTGTAATCAGTGAGTCTCCTCTCTTCTGTATCTATAGAGTGTTTCTATAGCAGGATAATGAATGAGGTTTGTACACAATAAGCTTCCTGTCTCCATAGAGGGTTTCTATAGAAGGATAATGAATGAGGTTTGCAATCCCTAAGTCTCCTGTCTCCAGAGATGGATGCAAGAGAAGGATACTGGATCAGGTGTGCAATCCTTAAATCTCCTGTTTCCTGGGATGCTAGAGAAGGACACTGCAACAGGTTTGCAGTCCCCCAAGTCTCCTGTGATGATGCTAGAGAAGGATACTGTATCAGGCTTGCCATCCCTAAGTCTTCTGAGATGATGCAGGAGAACTGCACCATCAGGTTTGCCATCCCTTAGGCATCTCCTGTCTCCTCAGTTGATGCTAGAGAAGGGATACTGCATGTGGTTTGCAATCCCTAAGTCTCCTGTCTCCTGTGATGCTAGAAAAGGATATGGCATCAGGTTGGCAGTCCATACGTCTGCTGTCTCCTGAGACGATGAGAGAGGATAGTGCAAGAGGTTTGCCATCCCTAAGTCATCTCCTGAGACGAAGCTAGAGAAGGATACTGCATGAGGTTTGCCATCCTTAAGTCGTCTCAGTCTCCTGTCTCCTGAAATGATGCTAGGAGAAGGATACTGTATAAGGTTTGTGATGTCTAAGTCTCCTGAGACAATGCTAGAGAAGGATACAACATCAGGTTGGCAGTCCCTAAGTCTCCAGAGAGGATGGGAGAGGATAGTGCATGAGGTTTGCCATCCTTTAGgcatctcctgtctcctgagatGATGCTAGAGAAGGGATATTGCATGAGGTTTGTAATCCCTAAGTATCCTGTGATGCTAGAAAAGAATATGGCATTAGGTTGGCAGTCCCCAAGTCTCCTGAGAGGATGCTAAAAAAGGATACTGCATGAGGTTTGCAATCCCTAAGTCTCCAGGGGTGCTAGAGAAGGATTCGGCATCACCTTGGCAGTCCCCTAGTCTCCTGTTGTCTCCCATTAGAGCTAGTATCttacttccctaaccaggaatgaAACCCATATCCCTTGCCTTCGggggcaaagtcctaaccactataTCAGCTAGTAGCTCCTAAACCCTTAgcttctctttccctcctttgtCTCTGAACTTAACCTTGGTCAAAAGAGGTTAAGAATGCCTTCAGGTAAAAGAATAGAGCGAGTTGCTTCCTCAAGAACACACAAGAGTTCTACACAGAACGCTTTAGAGGACTAGTGAGAGCAAAGTACATGGAGGACGCAGATCGACTCGCTGAGGCAACTTCTCACTCAACCTCACAGATCACTTACCATATATAGTATTCAAGTTATTTCTTGAGGGATGGCTCGATTCTTCCCTCTAGCAGGTATACACTAAACTCCTCACTTTGGACCACACTCATAAGCTGAAAAAATTGCTTGCTAAATCAATGTTGAAGAGTCAAATGCTATTTGGGGTCTGAGGTTTTTAAGAATTGTTGAACTTACATAGCTACCAATTTGTTAACAGTATGTGGCCCAAATCTATGCATGACAGTACTTCTATAACCCCTGTTACAACTCCTGTTCAAACTGTTATCTTAGTTTCTACAATTATCTACACTTAAAATTACTCTGCTTGATAATGATCTAGAGTCAACACTTTCCCAAGATGCATATCGatcttgctctaactcatgtacATTAATGTACTGAGAAAAATAACTgtcttaaatatatatgtacataatacaCAAAAGCATAAATGAATACCTGTGAACACTTATAAAGCATTTGGTCAAGTTTTACTTCTCATTTCTATTCTAACAGAAAGCAATCTATAGTGACTGAGCTGCCATACATTAATTATCTTTGAAAATACTCATGAAACTACGGAATTCCcccaagagaacaaaagaaactatCCATTTATTTGGCTGAGAACAAAAGGCAAACATCCTTCATGTGCTGCTGACAGAACAAAATGCTACCGGGAAGAGAAGTTAACATCAGAAGCAGCAGCCCAGACATGCAACATGCTCCCCAGCCCCCGCCTAATACATCCTAGTAGATCCTACTTACCGTTGGGATCGCCGTGGTGCAGCTGACCCTTCTGAGCCGCCTCTGCATCAGGTCATGCTCCATACCATTAACTTCTGCCTTCAAGCGCTCTAGCTCCTCTTTCTCAAGTTTCAATTGCTTTGCTAACCTCTCCATCCTTGCTCGCTGATGTAACAGCAAAGCTATAGCATTACAGACAAAGTCATTGCAGAAAATAACACTGAACAAGTGACAGGGACATCTGTACATGCATGGCTAATGTATGAAATACCCATAAAGACCCCGGTCATTCAACTTCAGTTGACATTTATTCTAAAGTCTTGCTAATGTGATTTGGCCTTCCTGTGTACTTTAATTTGGATCTGGTTCCTTCTGCCAAAATAATATCATCTATACATTCCTCCTCTTCTATTGTCCTTAGTTTCCCTAAGATTGTCTTCAATGATCCCTGGGTGTCATTTCACATATACTGAAATAGTCAATTCTCCCCTATCTTTTAACAAACTTTTAAGATACTTTCTTCTCTTTATACTGAGTTAGGTCCACTGTGAACTACTCCAATAATGTTTTTCATTACCAACCCTACTTCCCATAAATACACAATACTTAAAACTTCCTTACCCCCTTCAGTCcatccacttaaaaaatatttaaatttttccctGTGATAAGCTTTAGGCCACCCTCTATGAGTCACTTTTTCCTACTCTGTAGTTGGGGTTTTGGACTATGTTGATTTCACTGGCCTATGATTTTCTCCCAATGAATGCACTTCTTAACATACAGTCTTTGAAGGCACTCTTATCATGactacatttttctattttaaagtaaaatctgtAGATGATTCTGAAGCACTAACCCTATTCTTAATAGCAATGCTACTgccaaatatttaatacatagtaCATTAATTAAACACCTAATATAAATTATTTGCTTTGAGTAGGAGATTGCCATCGCCCCACAAAGACAATGTCATATAAAAGGGCTGAAATTACCTTGTGTATAAGCATAGTCATCAGATCCAGAACTGGAACTTCTCTGATATTTatggcttcccttttctcccccagagCCTGGTATCACTGAAATGGGCTGGATAGGTTCTGGGGCTGCAGAACGTTCTTCTTGGTCCACTAAATTTAACAGATTTTCAGTCATGGCTCGGCCTACAGTGATTTTAAAAACGGTCGTTGGGTTTGGTATCATCcgaggagatggtgatggagcaCAAGAAGGTCCAGTGGGCtgtgtatatgtaatatacacaGGATTGACAGTAAACGGAGGTTTCGGTTGACTGGATATCCCTCTAGAAGGAGAACTTGACGGTGGTGTGGTGGCTGTGTACAATGAGTGCTGATTCCGTGGAGATGGCTGGTTACTGATAGGTGAAGGACTCCTATTCATGGCTGTTCCAGATCTCTGAGAGGGTTCGACTGTAATTTCTATCTTCTTCATGGATCCTTTGGGTAAGCTAGATGTTGTATATGGGAGATAGGCTACCGAATGGCTTCCCTGTTTCTGATAGCTAGGAGGTCCTTGTTGATATGGATGGGGTGGCGTCGTTGAAGGACTAGGTGGCATAAAGACATGAGAACTGGGGTGGCCCAATGGAGACGGTTGTACTTGATGCTGAGGAGAGCTGAAGGGTGAAGGACACTGAGAAGGAGGTGGTGAATGGTAAGCAGGTTGAGGGATCTGCTGTTGTTTGGGAGAATACTGAGAAGGTGGATAGTTTTGTTGATGTGGATACACAGGTAAAGGACGCTGGCTATAATGAGGCACTGGGCCCTGTGGTGAGGACTGCCACGGTGTATTTTGAGGAGTCTGTCTTCCTGATGAACTCTGAGATGTCTGTCTAATATAAATAGAACCAGGAGACCCATACAGATTGCTCGGAATTTGTGGAAGAATTTGTAAAGCTCTTGGTACAGTCTGTCCAGAAGGGAGGTTTTGGGATACTGTAACAGTAATTGGATTGGTACTATACCGAGGTATGTGCATGTAGGAAGGAGGTGGCGGCGGCGGTGGTGAAGGCCCTTGCATAGCAGATGGAGTCATTCCTGTTTGCATGGAAGATGGCTGTTGAGGTGGCTGTGAAGGAGGAGTAGCTGCACTTCTGTTCTGTTCATTCATAAAAAAAGGATTGTAGTTTGGAGTAGTAGCAACAACAGCTGGAGCTGAGTGTGGTTCCTGAACTAAACATATCAGCTGTTTACCTGCTGCATGCTGTGGATCAATATGTCCATCACTTGAGCTATGTACCAGCGTTCGACCGCCATTAAGTTGCACACCATCTCCTGGGTGGTAGCTACTAGGAGAATGAATACCCAGGTTAATATGCAAAAGGCGGTTTCTATTCATCCTGCTGTCATCTGGACTATGGTATTCCATATATAAGTATTTACTACTCTCCTGGGAAAGGGCTCGGCAACAGGCTTCCAGATTGTTGTtattctagggggaaaaaaaagggtaCACAGAACATTGGCAAACATTAACAGATCCTAATAGTGGAACTGAAGCTTTGCCATAGATTTATGTAAACACAATTGTCAGAAAATAAGTAGACAGTAGTATTTTTACACACAAAAAGCTTCACGGTCATCGATCCTGAAAGGCAGATCCCAAACCATTCATATTATTTTACAGACATTTAGCTCACATAACGAGTACTAccgctactgctactgctacagAAATGTACAGTACCTACTAATGAACCTTGTGACTCAACCCCAACTTTTCTGACTCCAAATCCAGGACTCATCTTACACTTGTTGCATCTCAACAAATTACAATGTTGGGCTAATCTTGGATTCACCACACTTGCTGTAATCTACAAGTATAAGTCATATCCATTATTAATATTTACACTGATACACAGGAAAATAACCATGCGTTAGTTTTCAAAAGGCAAACAAAccccaaagtgaaaaaaataacaataaaactcCTAAAGATTCAAAACAGTAAACATTCTCAAGCAGCCTATACTTTTTATTTCACCACAGTTATCCCTATATCACTTCAACTGTTTCATTATGAAAGATTAAGTTAACTGaagaaatcagtaaaaaaaaaaaaaaaaaaaaattcactcttTGAATTATGTTTCTAGGAGTCTGCCAAACTTATAATAATTTAACACAAAACCCACCCAGTCTTGACTGCCTTAATGAAATTCATTCACATTCCCACAGTCTCAAAGTTTTTACTTGCTCAAAAGTAGCTTGGTAAACTTTCAAAATTCCAATTTTtagaattacacacacacacaaagatggtAAATAACAAACTGCCATTTTAGATGTTCCAATCAACAGCAATAAAGCAGTATTCCATTAAACAATATAATTCAGAACTATTGTATTAGTCTAAAACACATTTATTCATGCCCTTTTAAAGTTTCTCAATTATCATGACCATCTctgtatttcataaatatatatacaaatatgcacatatacacgTATTACTGTACTTTAGGGAGAAGTACATTTTATTGAAAGCAATAAAAGCAAACACTTCACTTCTGCTGTGAACCGAATATAGCTAAATAAAAAGCATGAcataaaatgctttaattttagAGGGAGAACTCTTAGGGTTTACTGACTCCAACTCAACTCATTCCCAGATGAAAAAAGACATGCCTGGGAAGTTCCAAGACTTGACATCAGGTACTTAACTAGTTAGCTGGAGAGCCAGTTCTAGATTCTTCGTTTCCAGACACTCAGTGCTCTTTCCATTGTCATATAGTAATTTCAGGGGCTACTGTATGATGCCAAAAGTACATTGCTATACTGAAACTTTAAGGAGTGAAAGAAAATTCAGTCAAGCAAACCTGTGTAAGATGAATTCTCAGAAATACAACAAATTGACTTTATCAAAACGCCACAATaactttcctccttttccttctatAAACCTTTTGATACTAAACTTCAAACACTTTTTACATTACCCGAACCAAGGAAAAAAGGAATTGTtgacattgaaaaagaaaagaattacatTTGGGCTTTTTCTTATCCTGCTTTAAATCATGCTGATCAAGGGTGGAGAGGACACAGATATTAAGATAGAAGATAGATATTGTTATATATCAGTGAATATCAGTGAAATATCAGTGAATTTGGAGCCAAAAGATTCAAACTGGTTGCTGACTAGACAATGCCACTGGCAGATAaattaagggaagaaaaaaagagagaaaataaaatagctcCTTCAAGGTGTGTATAAATCTATGGATTAAAAGGAGAACAAAATATGGAGTTTTATTTGAAATCTAAAGCAGTTACAGACActttattatttgactttttttttatcaattatgttttcttttatttgtaattttattttattttttaactttacaatattgtattggttttgccatatatcgaaatgaatccgccacaggtatacatgtgttccccatcctgaaccctcctccctccccataccatccctctgggtcgtcccagtgcaccagccccaagcatccagtatcgtgcatcgaacctggactggcgactcgtttcaatTATGTTTTCTACACTGAATTAGTTTccacaaaaaagaactaaattctAATGATACAAAGTTGGAAGTAGTCAGCCTATTCATACACATGTCTGTAAGTGACAGGCTGAGCATATTTTCttaggaagaaaaattttaaaccataaataaaagattaagtgttttctttatggaaatattttaataacacCACAAGAGATTCAAACATTGTATCAGACCtgctaaatgttttaaaaagaaaaaaagaataaaaaatttatcAAAcagtaaatatgaataaaaaatgataatctgTTCAGCCAAAGAGGTCAGAACTTTTAAGAAAACATATATGAACACTCCTGAAAAGACTGAGGCAATAAGGCATCATATCCCACGAAACTGATCCTCCGTTGGGGGATTACAGCCTAGAGGGATGCTTTAAAGCTTGTATATTAAATTCAAACTActggagaaagagggagggagggaagaaggaatatGTTTAGAGTTGgggataaaacagataaacaaggacctactgtatagcacagggaactatcttaTATTCAACATCTTTAATAACTTatagtagaaaagaatctgaaaaacaagggatatgtatatatataaattcagccgctcagtcatgtccgactttttacaaccccatggactgcagcatgccaggcgtccctgtccatcaccaactcctgaagcttgctcaaactcatgtccattgagtcagtgatgccatccaaccatttcatcctctgttgtcccattgtccttctgccctcaatctttcccagaatcagggtcgtttccaatgagtcagttcttcccatcaggtggccaaagtactggagcttcagcttcaacatcagtccttccaatgaatattcaggatagatttcctttaggatggactggttggatctccttgcagtccaagggactctcaagagtcttctccaacaccacagttcaaaagcatcaattcttcagcactcggctttctttatatttatagtccaactctcacatccatacatgaccactggaaaaaccataactttgactagacggacctttgtcagcaaagtaacgtctctgctttttaatatgctgtctacaacggtcatagcttttcttccaagaggcaagcgtcttttaatttcgtggctgcagtcaccacctgcagtgattttggagtccaaaaaaataaaagcctgtcactgtttccccatctatttgccatgaagtgatgggactggatgctatgatcttagttttctgaatgttgagctttaagccaactttctcactctcctctttcactctcctcaagaggctctttaattcctcttcactttctgccataagggtggtgtcatctgcatatctgaagttattgatatttctcctggcaatcttgattccagcttctacttcatccagcctggcatttcgtataatgtattctgcatataagttaaataagcagggtgacaatatacagccttgacatactccttttcctatttggaaccagtctgttgttccacgtccagttctaactattgcttttgacctgcatatagatttctcaggaggcaggtcaggtggtctggtattcccatatcttgaagaattttccagtttgtggtgatccacacagtcaaaggctttggcataatcaataaagcagaagtagatgtttttctggaactcttgtgcttttttgatgatccaatggatattggcaatttgatctctggttcctctgccttttctatatccagcttgaacatttggaagttcatggatcatgtatactgctgaagcttggcttggagaattttgagcattactttgcgggcatgtgagatgagtgcaactgtgcggtagtttgaacattctttggcattgcctttctttgggactggaatgaaagctgaccttttctagccctgtggacactgctgagttttccagatttgctggcatattgactgtagcacttttacagcatcatcttttaggatttgaaatagctcaactggaatttcatcgcctccactagctttgttcatagtgatgcttcctaaggcccacttgactttgcattcccggatgtctggctctaggtgagtcatcacaccatcgtggttatctgggtcatgaagacctttttcgtacagttcttctgtctgttgttgccacctcttcttaatatcttctgcttctcttaggtccataccatttctgactttaattgtgcccatctttgcatgaaacgttcccttggtatcactaattttcttgatgagatctctagtctttcccattctattgttttcctctgttttttgcactgatcactgaggaaggctttatatatgtgtgtgtttatatgtataaaaGCTGTTATCATTTTTCTGTACACccgaaattaacacaacattgtaaatcaactgtactacaattaaaggggaaaaaaggtaaaCTACTGTGTCTTATATATATTACCCACAAACAGAAATTTTCCAGAGAGAGTAGGTGATAAGTCTCCATACTGATAAACAACAGTAATCCCAGATGAAGAAAAGACTAAAAAACTGACGACAATGTAAGTTATCAATACATCTTCACTGAGCTGAGTTAAAAGTTCCATTCTTTCAACTTAATAAGATGAAAACAAGCCATGAGTAGACTACAGATAATAAAGggctaaattaaattatattaaaaaaacaaggtCAGACCTAGGTGGGGCCCTAGGTAAGTTAGGAAACTGACTGCTAGGAAGTGGTTTACACTACAAGGATTTCACTCCAGAAACCAAAATGGGGCTAAAGAGTGGAAATTCACACTGGAATTGTTATGtgtgagaaaataaagacaagCTCTAACACAAGAACAAGACCTACCAGAAGGGCTTGCAAACAAAGGAAGCACCTCTGTTACCACCACTGATCTGGAAGTCTCTAGCCTCAAATAACCTCAGCTACATCTAGGTTTATATTATATCCCGGGCAACTCACACTGTAAGGGAGAGCTTGCAGATTATATACAGTAAGGTGGAATTTGAACTGGTCGAGTAAGCAAATTCAGTGGGGAAGGTAGAACTGCTGCTCTCAAAGCTCAACCAACTAGGGAAATGCTACAACCTCAGACACACTGAGATTCTGTGAAGGATGATGCAAAACTCAATAGGTGGAGCATTAGGCATATTTCTCTGCTGCCCCTTGAGTGGGAAGACATGTTCTGTCAGAGATGAAAGATTTATTTCAATAGAAGACAATAGGACAAAACTAACATAATTAAATAAAGAAGTCTTATACTTAAAATTGGATATTAGTGAGCATTTATCAACTagaaaaacaggggaaaaaatggcGGGGGGCAAGAATGCtctaaaaacttcaaaaaataggCTTAAAAAGGTATATGGTCTATTAAGTTATGATAATCTTACAATTCAAAATTCAGTTCTAACGACTTGGGGACTGATGACAGATGTAAGAAGTGAAATGCATAAaaactcttttcttctttttgctacatgcctttgttcttttctctacATCACTGGTTGTCAATGGGAAAGATTTTGCCTCCCGTGGAACACAGAGATTTTGTCTGCCATGtaaacatttttggttgtcacaagtgCAGGGACACTAATGGCATTTAGCAGGTCCTAAACATCCTATAATGCACCAGGCAGATCCCTACAACAGACACTATATCTAGCCCACAATCTTGACTGTGCCATGGTTGAGAAATCCTCCTCTAGATGTCTCCCCAACGTAAACAATAAAACTGAGTTCTTCTCACTACAATACAAAGCCAGCTCTAATAAGGGAAACTGTCACGTAATATCACTATCATTGGCGAGTAATCTACCTGTAACATGCACTGAGACACCACACCCTCTGGAATCTCAGGGAAACGTTGTCGGAGGTCATGGAGAACCTGCATATCAAGCTGTGGACTGCTTTGCGCCATGCCAGAGCAAATGGAGGTCAAGTTTCTCTTAGGAAATGGATGCTAACCGGCCTTCCAATAGTAATGGTCTTCCAATACTGTAgtcattttctattaaaaaaaattaaagtatggttaaatttattcacatatttcactttattccaaaagaaaccatcaataCCATAAAATAGAGAGATCTATATATTCTAAGTATACCAAATTCTACAGTTGAGACATTGACAAATTCTACTTAGCCAAAGATTTTTCTGATGTAATATATAGCTAATCACTGgtttcaaaacaacaacaacaacaaagtccccAAACTTCAGTTCCattttaatagttaaaaactgaaaaaagcagcagctacattaaaaaatatagagtATTACTGTTTGGTGACCATATTTTTCTAAGTCTTTGCAAGTTCTACTTACATATTATCACTCACGTTTTCCTAAGGCCTATCACATGTCATTCCTCTAACGGGGGTTAATCATTTTGAGTGTCTGAAGTAATACAATCAGGCAACACACCACAAATCAAACACGTCCTGTTTGCCTTACATTCTTCCTGTACTTTGAAGTCAAAAGGTTTGAATTTGCAGTTTGAGTAAAGG
This genomic interval from Bos indicus x Bos taurus breed Angus x Brahman F1 hybrid chromosome X, Bos_hybrid_MaternalHap_v2.0, whole genome shotgun sequence contains the following:
- the TAB3 gene encoding TGF-beta-activated kinase 1 and MAP3K7-binding protein 3 isoform X4 yields the protein MEYHSPDDSRMNRNRLLHINLGIHSPSSYHPGDGVQLNGGRTLVHSSSDGHIDPQHAAGKQLICLVQEPHSAPAVVATTPNYNPFFMNEQNRSAATPPSQPPQQPSSMQTGMTPSAMQGPSPPPPPPPSYMHIPRYSTNPITVTVSQNLPSGQTVPRALQILPQIPSNLYGSPGSIYIRQTSQSSSGRQTPQNTPWQSSPQGPVPHYSQRPLPVYPHQQNYPPSQYSPKQQQIPQPAYHSPPPSQCPSPFSSPQHQVQPSPLGHPSSHVFMPPSPSTTPPHPYQQGPPSYQKQGSHSVAYLPYTTSSLPKGSMKKIEITVEPSQRSGTAMNRSPSPISNQPSPRNQHSLYTATTPPSSSPSRGISSQPKPPFTVNPVYITYTQPTGPSCAPSPSPRMIPNPTTVFKITVGRAMTENLLNLVDQEERSAAPEPIQPISVIPGSGGEKGSHKYQRSSSSGSDDYAYTQALLLHQRARMERLAKQLKLEKEELERLKAEVNGMEHDLMQRRLRRVSCTTAIPTPEEMTRLRSMNRQLQINVDCTLKEVDLLQSRGNFDPKAMNNFYDNIEPGPVVPPKPPKKDSSDPCTIERKARRISVTSRVQEDVHDTQAAAADEHPGSSKQSPRTQPRDEDYEGAPWNCDSCTFLNHPALNRCEQCEMPRYT
- the TAB3 gene encoding TGF-beta-activated kinase 1 and MAP3K7-binding protein 3 isoform X3, which gives rise to MAQSSPQLDMQVLHDLRQRFPEIPEGVVSQCMLQNNNNLEACCRALSQESSKYLYMEYHSPDDSRMNRNRLLHINLGIHSPSSYHPGDGVQLNGGRTLVHSSSDGHIDPQHAAGKQLICLVQEPHSAPAVVATTPNYNPFFMNEQNRSAATPPSQPPQQPSSMQTGMTPSAMQGPSPPPPPPPSYMHIPRYSTNPITVTVSQNLPSGQTVPRALQILPQIPSNLYGSPGSIYIRQTSQSSSGRQTPQNTPWQSSPQGPVPHYSQRPLPVYPHQQNYPPSQYSPKQQQIPQPAYHSPPPSQCPSPFSSPQHQVQPSPLGHPSSHVFMPPSPSTTPPHPYQQGPPSYQKQGSHSVAYLPYTTSSLPKGSMKKIEITVEPSQRSGTAMNRSPSPISNQPSPRNQHSLYTATTPPSSSPSRGISSQPKPPFTVNPVYITYTQPTGPSCAPSPSPRMIPNPTTVFKITVGRAMTENLLNLVDQEERSAAPEPIQPISVIPGSGGEKGSHKYQRSSSSGSDDYAYTQALLLHQRARMERLAKQLKLEKEELERLKAEVNGMEHDLMQRRLRRVSCTTAIPTPEEMTRLRSMNRQLQINVDCTLKEVDLLQSRGNFDPKAMNNFYDNIEPGPVVPPKPPKKDSSDPCTIERKARRISVTSRVQEDVHDTQAAAADGLYLAPR
- the TAB3 gene encoding TGF-beta-activated kinase 1 and MAP3K7-binding protein 3 isoform X5, encoding MAQSSPQLDMQVLHDLRQRFPEIPEGVVSQCMLQNNNNLEACCRALSQESSKYLYMEYHSPDDSRMNRNRLLHINLGIHSPSSYHPGDGVQLNGGRTLVHSSSDGHIDPQHAAGKQLICLVQEPHSAPAVVATTPNYNPFFMNEQNRSAATPPSQPPQQPSSMQTGMTPSAMQGPSPPPPPPPSYMHIPRYSTNPITVTVSQNLPSGQTVPRALQILPQIPSNLYGSPGSIYIRQTSQSSSGRQTPQNTPWQSSPQGPVPHYSQRPLPVYPHQQNYPPSQYSPKQQQIPQPAYHSPPPSQCPSPFSSPQHQVQPSPLGHPSSHVFMPPSPSTTPPHPYQQGPPSYQKQGSHSVAYLPYTTSSLPKGSMKKIEITVEPSQRSGTAMNRSPSPISNQPSPRNQHSLYTATTPPSSSPSRGISSQPKPPFTVNPVYITYTQPTGPSCAPSPSPRMIPNPTTVFKITVGRAMTENLLNLVDQEERSAAPEPIQPISVIPGSGGEKGSHKYQRSSSSGSDDYAYTQALLLHQRARMERLAKQLKLEKEELERLKAEVNGMEHDLMQRRLRRVSCTTAIPTSTQVAPNRVLGHNREMKTMKGLRGIVIAAPF
- the TAB3 gene encoding TGF-beta-activated kinase 1 and MAP3K7-binding protein 3 isoform X2, producing the protein MAQSSPQLDMQVLHDLRQRFPEIPEGVVSQCMLQNNNNLEACCRALSQESSKYLYMEYHSPDDSRMNRNRLLHINLGIHSPSSYHPGDGVQLNGGRTLVHSSSDGHIDPQHAAGKQLICLVQEPHSAPAVVATTPNYNPFFMNEQNRSAATPPSQPPQQPSSMQTGMTPSAMQGPSPPPPPPPSYMHIPRYSTNPITVTVSQNLPSGQTVPRALQILPQIPSNLYGSPGSIYIRQTSQSSSGRQTPQNTPWQSSPQGPVPHYSQRPLPVYPHQQNYPPSQYSPKQQQIPQPAYHSPPPSQCPSPFSSPQHQVQPSPLGHPSSHVFMPPSPSTTPPHPYQQGPPSYQKQGSHSVAYLPYTTSSLPKGSMKKIEITVEPSQRSGTAMNRSPSPISNQPSPRNQHSLYTATTPPSSSPSRGISSQPKPPFTVNPVYITYTQPTGPSCAPSPSPRMIPNPTTVFKITVGRAMTENLLNLVDQEERSAAPEPIQPISVIPGSGGEKGSHKYQRSSSSGSDDYAYTQALLLHQRARMERLAKQLKLEKEELERLKAEVNGMEHDLMQRRLRRVSCTTAIPTPEEMTRLRSMNRQLQINVDCTLKEVDLLQSRGNFDPKAMNNFYDNIEPGPVVPPKPPKKEHPGSSKQSPRTQPRDEDYEGAPWNCDSCTFLNHPALNRCEQCEMPRYT